The genomic window TCAAGGGGCTATTACAGGAAAAcagatcataggatttggagctggaagggacttttagaAAGGTCAAACTAACCTCTGAACTTTAGAGGATTGTCTTAATAGTCAAAGATAGCTACATattcactgaaattttgatgTGTATCCTATTTCTCCACAAATCTGAACTGTCTAAATCAAAAACTAGATTTCTTCACCAGAAAAATATTCATGGGAATGACTATTTGTTCCAATTTTCAATCTTTATATCTCTTCATAATGTTTCTAACAGGACAACTGACTACTCTTCATTCCCTGTAAACTGTTCCAACATTTACaattgaaaattataaaaaaataacttcCATTTTTGTAATTTTACAAAGCAACTGATAGGTGTAGTGGGCCCACTTTAAGACAGATCACTCCTAGCTTTGTCTGCTTTGCCCCTCTCTAGTAGCAACACAAGCCAAGAAGGAGCTTGGGCTACTTATGACGTTGCCCAAACCAACAGCACCCAGAAGTTGCAGGGACATAACCATGCAGAATCTAACAGCCCTTGGTTACTTCTAAAACATCATCTCCATTTCAGATTTAAGTACTCCAATAAACAAGCAGGCCATCTTGCTCCTATGGCCTAGTAGGACAAAATAACTGAGATCAAGATATCACCATATTCATGCTAAATCAGTGACTCAGCAGAGTTAATTTAAACAAATAGCAAGTGGGTTCATCCAAATAAATTTGGGGCCTCTCACACACCATTACTGCTAACAAAATCATCCATTTCTGAGGCCTGCAATTTCATTTCACCACCAAATATAGAATACATAGCCAGTGGGAAGTTTCATTGGATGTTGACTAAATAATTTTGTGTTATATTTGGTGAACCACAGATCTATGGCCTGACACTAACCAATTAACTCTGGAATCATAAAAACTCGTACTGAATTAAATCAGGGACAGTAAATCCATTTTAAGGCTTTTCACTCTTTGGAGAATTCTTTGGGTCATTAACTGTggcaaaaaaaatcattcaaatcaTTTACAAAACCCATTCAGATTTTCCCAAGTTATCTGTTGCTTAACAGGCCTAAAAAAGGGTGCCTATTTAAGAAAAATTGCTATTAAATATTCACCCACCAATAGTTTTGTGAGATTGGTCTCTTCaatgatttggagtcaaaagacctggattcaaatcccagctgtcGCTCACTAgttgtataaccttggacaaatcttgGAATCCAGTTCCCTTTAAAGTCCAGGTACCACCTTAAAGCTTTTTTGGGTCCTCTTACTGTTGGCGCTCTCTCCCTCCTCGTTAAATACATTGTATGCTTTACTTAACTGTTTACATGTCTGTATTCCTTAGCACaaggaagctccttgagggcagagaccaattttcatttttgtcttgtacCCACACAGCATAgttccttgcacacagtaggcacttaaatgcttgctgagttaAACTGAAAGTCAGTTAGCCTCTATATGgaccttggtttcttcctctataaaactgGGGCTGGGGAAATTGCAGGGTTAGATTATTTggtgctctaaggtccctttcagttctaaatcctatgatccatcTTGGGATGTTTCCAAATAAAAGGGATTTTTTTGGTTTGTCCGGGATTTCTTTTGGGacaagggagatggagagaaaaagggaaactagtttaaagaatgaaaattaacTGAGATGcaaagaaatgtttttattgCAAGCACAGTGAGCAGAGGAAGGTATCTTCTCACACAGAGTGGCTGAGCAGTCTGCCAGTAACTAAGTCACTTTTCCAACCCTTCATTGGTTTTTTAAAGCATACGATTTTGCTTATTGCTATCAGGTGTACATCATTTCTGCCATATGGGACATTTTCTTGGGAATATACAAGTAATATTCCATGTAGCCTGAAAGATCTTCAATAGTTACATCATCCACATAGGCCCTAGCTTGCTCAGAACAAGAGCGGGGTGAGCCAGATGGAGTTCTGGTGTGGAAAGACTGCGAATAGTCCTCGAGGGTGGATCTTCTTTCAGGTGCCAAGGGTGGGACATTCTGCAAGCCTGAGAAGGAGTACACTTCCATGTCTTGCCACCTCTTACATTGGCACTCCTTGCCTACACATGCACATGGCTTGCCCAGGTTTAGCTTGGACACTGATTGAAAGTCAGATAGATCACTGGCCTTGAGACTTGCTTGAGAGGCCAGGGCAACATCAGCTGAATCTTCTTCCGTTTTGCCTTCTGATGCACCATCAGGAACTGTAGCCCCCAAGGGCTCCTTCACAGCTCGTGTGTGATTAGCCTCGCTAAGAGAAGAAATAGAGCATTCCCTTGCACTGAACTCGTTAGCGGGTAGAATCCCTAGGCGGCTATTGCTGTCAGGACAGTCAGTTTGGCTTTTGTGTCTGAGCTGACTGGTGGAAGATGCAGCCTTTGTACTGCAGTGTATAAACTTTGGGGGATGAAGGACTGGAGACTTGGAACGTCGACGACGCTGGGTTCTCACTGCTCCTCGTGAAGCCTTTCTTGTAGAACTGAATGGAGAAAgtacagaagaaaatatttagatGAAATACAAAAATCAGAGGAGTTTAGTAACTTTCTacacttttctttttaaccatACTTAACTAGAAGGTAAACAACATAATGTGATCTTCACTAAAATACAGCTAAGTGTACAAAATCTAGACTCAATATGGACACACATCATCACTTAAGTATAACTGCAACTGTTGTTGCTTTAAACAGATTTTTaactaccttttcttttttatgggaAAAGTCTCGGGAAAATATACCATTATCCCTTAGGTTTAATGAGCTTAGCATTGACTAAAAGGAATTTGCAAAAAATATTCTTACCTGTGCCAACTGTCTTTCGATGCACATATGGTTTTAGGTTTGGTCTCATCTGTACTTGTCCTAACTGATGCTCTGCCAGTTGCTCCCTCTCCAACAGAAAGAGAAGCTATGGATctagaagatgaagagaaagattaTGGTCACTAAAGACATCTCTAAAAGAGTTTTCAAGTGTTTCTGAAAGAGTCTGACCTCTTTTCTCACACCATTTAAAATAGTCTACCATAAAAAATCTTCAGCCAGCTAAGGAAAACACAGATACTAGCATAGTTCCTTACATGGAGCCTTAGGAAGCTTTTCTCTCTATTGCCTGTCATGGTAAGTTTTCAGCTAACAAAAGAATAAGACTAGATTCCCCAATGGAGTAACTTGCGTGACATAGTTTTTATGAAGCTTGTATAGCTGGTTAAAATAACAATCTAATTTCTCTGATACACAGTCAGCTCTGCCCTGCTCACCCTGCCCCCAAAACCTCTATTTTATCAAATAACTTTTTAATGCTTTTAGTTTATACTTACCAAAAAATCTTTCTACAGACATTCTAGCCCTAGTCCCCAACAAAAGGCAGGTTCCCAAAGGCTCTCAGGTTTTTAAAACCATAAATCAAAGTATTAAATCCTAAGTACAACCAGCGCTGAACTATTAATAGGCTTTTAGATTGTTTATCTGGAGCAGATCATTCTTCATGTGGGGGGAGAATGTAAATGACATTGAACATCTTTCATTGGCAAGCCAGACTTCCAATATAATTACTTGATCTTCAGAATCAAGTTTCTTAAAGACTTAATCCAACTTGGATTATGGTCTAGTTCCAAATCtccaactttctttaaaaaacaaaaaccatataTTTTACTAATAACAGGATCTGAAAAAATATGCACATTTTAATCTCACCAAAGAACTCAGGGCTAAATCATATCCATTTAAGAAAGATTGAAAGatatattatgttttaaaatgataTGACGGTCATCAATGTCTCCAAAAAGAAATATTACGTTttaatggatctatgatctcatctgTGAATATTCTTTTCAACAGGGCATATTGCAACAGGTCCAAGGGTTGTAATCCATGGCTATATATCTTCCATAGGAGGTCTAGTCACCAGATTGGAGGTCTTACTCTAGGTCTTAAGCACCATGGGAGTTCAATGCAACTCAGATTTTCCATTTgctatccttcattctcaataAATGACCAGTCaggtgtttttttccccaaacgtATCTGTAAGTTATTCTTTTACGCTGTATCTCACCCACAAGTCACCTTTGGCACTGTtacagattatatatgtacagtaAAAGTTCCTCCATAGACTTTAGCTATCATttgaaattttgatttctttggataATGTGATATACCATTACATAAACTAAGAGTGCACCAGAAGATCTAGTGTTAAAAAGTTAGATTTTTGTTTCTAGTAGAAGCTTGGAATTGCTCAAAGTACTCAAATGCAACTTAGTCCACTCTTTCCCTTAGCTCACCAGTCATCTGCAGTGTCTATCCAAGACTTAGTTATTGATGGACAAACTCATCAATGGGCCCAATGGATGGGCCATCCATCTCAATACATACAGTCTAGATCAGAGCTGTCAAATTCAGAGAGAAATAGACTCTTGTGAGGTGCATATTAATtcggaaaaccacaaattaaaacTATGTTGTATGgtatctttattttgttaaacatttcccaattacatttcaatcttgTTCAGGACTTCCTAGGGATTTGGGCAAGTCTGACACTTCTGTTTGATATAATAGTAATCTTTGCACATTGGTTTTTTCCTATGTGTACTGTTAGTCCAAGTCCTTCAGTGGttttagaattcatttagagGTATCTGTGATATTCTTAAGACTCGCTAAAATCAGCACAACAatatccccaaatggggtcatctgAAAAACACCATCTATAGACTCTCTCTTCCATTTATGCTGTatattcttcatgattttctatttgttccATGTTTTATATCATCAATGGAACACTGACCAAAATTATCTTTGATGGTAGCAAGATATCTTATATGAGCCTAACAAGTGCATGGGAAGTACGTTGTTGGCGAAAAGTCTCTAAGGAAGTGTACGGCTCTACCAAATCAAATGGTTTTTAGAAATAAACAATGAGACATAATTGGATCTTGTGTCTGCCAAATTTTTTCAGTCAACTGTGTGACTATAAAAAGGTTTCATCAAGGATACCCTTGATACATGTGTAGATTATTCTCAAAGATTTTATAGAGCTGACAAGCTAGGCGTATGGGTTGGCAGTCATACTCTCAACTGCTTTTTTGGTCATAATGGCAACtattgattttttcccctaatcataTATCTTCCCTTCTGTTCAGCTATCCTGGGACTCAATCCCTCTTTACCCTCAAAATTACACTGAATCCAACACAGATTTCCTCAATTTACACTGTGTCTGCTCCAATGCACAAGGTCTTCCATAACGCCATTTCAACATTCTCATTTAGCAAGTTGGAGGCTGAGATGCAGAGTCCAAATTGGTAGGGTTCCACTACTACAGACAAAGAAAATCGCTTATAGTAGAAATGCTGACAGATCTGCTCCATTTTTCACCTGCtgtcttccttcaaatttcattttaaaatgcccAGGGATGATCTTCCTTGACTGGGTCTCAGGCTAAGCTCTCTGAAAATTTTTCTCTACCACTTCATGCCATTTAATGAGATGGTACTGTTCAAATTCCTACTGACCTCTTTCATATagttttgtaaattaatttatgttctAAACTACTGTTTCTTCTGTTATCTGTCTCTGCTTGGTAAGGAGATAAAGGGATTACTGGCTGTGGAGATTTCTGTATACTTTTGGAAACTATCATAAGAAATGGTGATAATCTACTGTCAATCACTTTTCCTAGTTCTAACTCCCATTCTTTAATGTCAATAAATCATTTGACTAGGTCACATAACTGCCTACCAGATCTCATCTTTATCCTTTATTCAAATTCGGTAGTGATTTTCATCATTATTGTAATGAACTGATGCTCTGACTGCAGAGAGACACCTGATTCTGAAATGACTTCCCAAGTGGTATCTGATTATTTCCTATCTTAAGATATGGTCAATTTTATTTCTTAGGATCTTCTGTGCTCTCCAACCttctctttaaaagaaatatacatatttaaatataaatcaaTATGTAGGCATAAGTTTTCTGAGGAGGGTACAAGTATTCTGTCTCACGTCTTTAAAATGAATCATATTTTTCCATGTATTTCTCAACATCCACTCCATGTATAACTTTGCATTAAAATCACTAATTTGGAGGATATTAATGGGTTCTGAATAGaatttctcaatttcctcagcttaTGTTGGAGCACAAAGTGCAATTACCTTCACAATAGTCTTTTTATTACACTCATCATGAACACTGAAAGGCAAGATGATCAAATAGCCataaaatgatgtttcttgttttctttgggCATAAGCTAAAACTAACTTCTTTATCGGCCTCtccaaaaaaaaccctctaagtttcctttccatttagcactaatttctttttatcttctagTTTCCTTTATAACTAGAATTTCAATGTTCAAATACTTCAATTCTGCCAGTAACATGCTGACTCATTAGTTTTATATCAGAATCTCACATTTAGGATAACAACTGTTAAAGTAATGATTAAACTGTCTAAAAACTGTATTTTTCAAATCAAGAATGTTCGTAAGATACCAGCCCAGATAAAACAGATTACCatcacaaattaaaacaatgttaGAAAGGATCacataatttaaatatttcttagGTTTATATGGGTCACCTGGTACTTGCTAATGAATCAATACCAAAGATAATTCTTTACAATAGCTCACACCTTTATGTAGAGCTCATACCTTTAGAGCTTACAAAACACCTTCCTTATAACAATCTTGTGAAGAGGGTAGTACTAGTTTTATCAACCTTAATTTTAAAGAGGAGGGAACTGAAATCCAAATAGGTTTGTTTTAATTACTTGTTACAATTATCCAGCAGAGTTGgaatttaaacttagatcttccGAACCCATGCTCTTTCTACAATGCCTCAGTTTCTAAACCAATAATGACAACAGAGGCTGGGAACTTCTGATGAATTGCTAGTATTCTCACTCTGCTTAGTCACTGCAATGACTCATCCTTTGTACTATTTAATAGTCTCTTTCACatgctctcctttcttcctttcctacaAACCTAGAAATGGACATTTTTgaacatataatttatattattacttTATCAGTCTTTTTAAGGGGTTCAAATGAATTGTTGACAGAGGACTCACAAAAATAGCctgctttaatattttaaatttttaaaagcactatAAAAGATGACTTCCTACACATAAGAACATTACATTGCTTTTCACTGATGACagctcaatggaaaaaaaaattcaaagtgcAATCACTAATTTTAAGAATTAAGGGAAAATGACATACACTTGTTACATTTTGTTTCACAAAGACCTAAGGATTTCAGAATATGAATCTTCTTGTGTGGACTCAAATTCTTTCTGATGTTAGATTTCAACAGTTCAAATAGTAGGCTGCTGACACATAAATAAACTTCCTACCTTCAGACAAGCTTAGCTTATGTACCAAAAGGAAGTATAAAGACTTCAGCCACTTTACAGATTTGATAATGACACAAGTACAGCatctaaaataataaattgcCTGGTTTTCCAATATTGTTTATAACCAAAGAAACAGATATTTATATTGGTTCATGTTCTGAGACCTTTCCACATTCTGATTTTCACTTTTCTATATAAGAATACATTTAGGAGCACTTACTGTGAATGCAGAATTTTGAAAATGTCTATTTCTTTGCTAAAATCAAATCATGGTTtgaaaacaaggaaaaacaagtaCTGTTGCCTTCATTTGTCTCTGCTgctaacaaaatacaaaaatagcaGCAAAACAATCAACCTAAGAAAGGTCCTTATTCGGGGCATCATGGaagtgaaaaatgaatatttctagAGCAAACATCTGTCATGAAATCCTCTTTACCAGGCTAGGATAGTGACCAAACCACAAGCAGCACCGACAGTAAATTTCACATAAACACATACCTGTTGCTGGGTGCTCTTGTTTTGTACTTCCAAGCAGGAAGCctcaaaatcaaaaggaaaatgcTAATTACTAATAAAAATTTGGGATTTCCTCCCTTATTTGAGTGAGGAGTGAGGATACATATGACATACTGAAAAGGTCAAGATATTAAGATTCAGTGAGCAGCTGGTCTGCAGGTGCACTAATTACTCTGACCAAAGGGTCCAACATTATTGATCTCAGTGACAGAACCCTACTGAATAGGTTTCCATAGTGATTAGCTCAGCAACCAAGGTCCATGAAATCtacaatttttaaagatttctatTGAGCCAATTTGGTTTTAGTGAAAGATCCTATGATCCTTTTGAGAGTTAAATTCATCTCAGAACTTGCTGggattttatttaataatttccaattttaaaaaatcccacaaacaaaaataaagtgattcATAATGAAAGACAACCAAAACACTCAACTCTGAAGTATTTTAAGGAATAGCAAGCTACTTTTCAAATTTAATGTGAGCAAGAAGGCAACGACAGGAAGACTGATATTTTCACCTTTTAATACATGAAATTTTGCTGGCAGACTCTGATGTTGCATTATGAGAAGAATGTGCATTAATTACTTAATGATTTGATATTACATAGAGGACAGAAAGATCTCCAAGAAAACGTGTCATTTAAATACAATCAATGATATTTACCCTGCTGCATCCACCCTTAACTTCTTGAAAGCAGTCTGCAGACTCTCTTCTTCTCCATCCTTGGCTTCAGATTTCATTGTGGAAATTGCTTCACCGTTATGGTTGTTATTTGTTAATGCtgaaaacaagataaaaaattattttaaaaaaggacacGGATTTTAGAACATACTATTTTCCGTATTAATTGGCATTTCTGGAGGGGAGAATTCTAGTAGGAagataagtatttttaaaagggaattcATGGTAAGATAGTGGAAGATAACAAGATGGAATCAAAagtgaaacatttaaaatatgcaattttttttaactaaaatcaATTTGATGTCAATATCCTAACAGCTGGGCTTGAAAAATATTTACCCCAATATCCTTGCTTTTTAGTTTAcctgggagaggggggaggagaagccTTCCTCTTTTTGAAAGGGTCTAGGTACCCTACAAATACACTAATCCTTTTGtcagaaataaattatatatatatgtgagaatAGGGGGAGACTGGACCACAAGCTAGAACACTTGGATTCTAAGAAATGCTACTGAGTTTCCTGCTGGCCTAACACTTAACTCCAACTTAATATAACCCTATGACACATATACTATCCTCCTCCTGAAATACCCACTTAAGTACTTCCTAACCTacacattaatgttaaaaaaaaaaaagatgtgcttCAGAGTATAAGGTATCATTAAGCCTAGATTAAAGTAGGTAGAGTTAGAAAAATAGTTCCTTGATTACTGATGTATTCCATATAGTACCTAGATAACTGATACGTGGTCTTCCATACCATACATAAGAAATTTCTTGATTTCAATATACAAAATATCCCACTTTAGAGTAGGAAAAACTGTAAGAAGGTGTCATTTAAAAAGGGTTCAATCTACACAATACATTTCTAAATTAGTGTAAAATTCCGTATAACAAAAATAGGCAAACTAATATCTGCCTCCAAAGAATAAGAATACAACTAAAAGACACACAGATAGGATATTCCAAAGAAATAATTCTCTTTACCTATCTCTTCACACTGTTCCCTTCTCCATTCTCATGCCTCTCCCTGTTACTCACCAACTTCCCTCTTGGTTCTTTTAATTTCACAGTTTTATATTATTATGAAACTTCCAAAGACTGGGGGTGAGATAATACATCACCATATAAGGaggcagaaacagaaaatgattattttcatttaattgttgagaaaaagaatcagatgacTGCACCACAAAAGAAGTTCCACAGACACCGTCAAAGTTACTCAAGCAAGGACAGTATCGCTTTATACTTACCTTTAAAGTGTCTACACACTGGCATTTCAATGAAGTATAAGCTCAAGAGAACTCAGCCAGATTTCATCCTAACTTCCTAACAGAGATTTAAGTATACTCACCACCGACCCTGAATCACACCCAAGTTTACAAACACAGACACACCCC from Notamacropus eugenii isolate mMacEug1 chromosome 1, mMacEug1.pri_v2, whole genome shotgun sequence includes these protein-coding regions:
- the OSER1 gene encoding oxidative stress-responsive serine-rich protein 1, whose translation is MKSEAKDGEEESLQTAFKKLRVDAAGSIASLSVGEGATGRASVRTSTDETKPKTICASKDSWHSSTRKASRGAVRTQRRRRSKSPVLHPPKFIHCSTKAASSTSQLRHKSQTDCPDSNSRLGILPANEFSARECSISSLSEANHTRAVKEPLGATVPDGASEGKTEEDSADVALASQASLKASDLSDFQSVSKLNLGKPCACVGKECQCKRWQDMEVYSFSGLQNVPPLAPERRSTLEDYSQSFHTRTPSGSPRSCSEQARAYVDDVTIEDLSGYMEYYLYIPKKMSHMAEMMYT